One segment of Spirochaetota bacterium DNA contains the following:
- a CDS encoding glycosyltransferase family 2 protein, producing the protein MAKPRVLAMVPAFNEEKSIARTLRDIGQATFDIDVIVINDGSKDRTSAAARAAGGALVADLPVNLGIGGALQTGLLYAKRSGYDFAFQFDGDGQHRGDEIVTVLKPLIEGKADAVIGSRFLSRLPGFKSTAARRIGIRILQLANFLAAGVNITDCTSGFRAYNRDAIDFLAEHYPSDFPEPETVVLLAKNRFRIVEVFTQMRERAQGISSISGLRSFYYMVKVLLAIAMTALRPRVRWKK; encoded by the coding sequence ATGGCAAAACCAAGAGTTCTCGCTATGGTGCCGGCGTTCAACGAAGAAAAAAGTATTGCTCGGACGCTTCGTGATATCGGGCAGGCGACTTTTGACATCGATGTTATCGTGATCAATGACGGATCGAAAGACCGTACATCGGCCGCGGCACGGGCAGCCGGAGGGGCATTGGTGGCCGATCTCCCGGTCAATCTCGGCATCGGCGGGGCACTGCAGACAGGCCTTCTCTATGCGAAGCGTTCCGGATATGACTTTGCGTTCCAATTCGACGGCGATGGGCAGCATCGCGGCGATGAGATCGTGACCGTGCTCAAGCCGCTCATCGAAGGGAAGGCGGATGCCGTCATCGGCTCGCGATTCCTCTCGCGGCTTCCGGGATTCAAATCGACGGCAGCGAGACGCATCGGCATACGTATCCTGCAGCTGGCGAATTTCCTTGCGGCCGGCGTGAACATCACGGATTGCACGTCGGGGTTCCGCGCATACAACAGGGATGCGATCGATTTTCTTGCTGAACACTATCCAAGCGATTTCCCCGAGCCGGAGACCGTCGTGCTTCTCGCGAAGAACCGCTTTCGTATCGTCGAGGTGTTTACCCAGATGCGTGAGCGGGCACAGGGGATATCATCGATCAGCGGGTTGAGGTCGTTCTACTATATGGTCAAAGTGCTGCTTGCGATAGCAATGACGGCGCTTCGGCCCCGAGTGAGGTGGAAAAAGTGA
- a CDS encoding DUF2304 family protein, with amino-acid sequence MNTVHIERIQYISIAASAVFLLFVIELIRRKRIKEAYGILWLAAGVFFAVLSFWRRGLEQISFAVGIAYPPAALLLFLVAALLLILIQFSIVISKLSSENKKLAQEIALLKLSVENITEQKKPFRRRTGRQ; translated from the coding sequence GTGAATACGGTTCATATCGAGCGAATACAATATATCAGCATAGCTGCCAGTGCTGTTTTTCTTTTATTCGTTATCGAACTGATACGGAGGAAACGGATCAAAGAAGCGTATGGGATATTGTGGCTTGCTGCCGGAGTGTTCTTCGCAGTTCTTTCGTTCTGGCGCCGAGGCTTGGAGCAGATATCATTCGCGGTCGGCATCGCCTATCCGCCCGCAGCGCTGCTCCTCTTTCTCGTCGCCGCACTCCTCTTGATATTGATCCAATTCTCGATAGTCATATCAAAGCTGTCATCCGAGAACAAAAAGCTCGCGCAGGAGATCGCCCTGTTGAAATTATCGGTCGAGAACATCACGGAACAGAAAAAGCCATTTCGGCGAAGGACAGGAAGACAATGA